The following coding sequences are from one Chanos chanos chromosome 12, fChaCha1.1, whole genome shotgun sequence window:
- the tgfbr2a gene encoding TGF-beta receptor type-2 codes for MASYCGNSGEVCVSVWEKSEGNTIDTFCHNPENPIHGIMLKDYNNSRCEMGREGRNGEIDICSCSEDECNDIVYFNTPSLSKLSANTGFKLRKLCKFCDEQPSTCNSTSSCLSNCSITAICEDPSEICVSIWREKSEGNTIDTFCHNPENPIHGIMLKDYNNSRCEMRRREGTNGEVDICSCSEDECNDIVYFTTPCSPRVETSLAVSLAVVCLVPLLVFAVVIVSLFYFYQVCCQHKKGGVHDRSEIRAIITEDDRSDSSSTHANSLNHNTELLPIELDMQVGKGRFAEVYKAKLKQGSSAAGEQFQTVAVKVFPYEEHLSWKNEKDIFSDAELRHENILHFLTAEERKSPVSKQYWLITAYHEQGNLQDYLSRHVVSWAELCVLGGSLARGVAHLHSDRTPCGGQKVPIAHRDLKSSNILVKHDLSCCLCDFGLSLRLDSSLSVDELANSGQVGTARYMAPEVLESRINLENIESFKQTDVYSMALVLWEMTSRCDAIGDVKEYEPPFHKVQEHPCVESMKDSVIRDRERPDIPNSWANHLGVQSVCKTIEECWDHDPEARLTALCVAERFIQLEQLDKLSQRSSSQEKIPQTSVSDEKKSTTVPSAGLTEKQHHHQH; via the exons ATGGCCTCTTACTGTGGGAATTcaggggaggtgtgtgtgagcgtcTG GGAGAAGTCAGAGGGTAACACCATTGACACTTTCTGCCATAACCCAGAGAATCCCATTCACGGCATTATGCTGAAGGACTACAATAACAGCAGGTGTGAGAtgggaagagagggaaggaatgGAGAGATTGACATCTGCTCCTGCTCAGAGGACGAGTGTAACGACATAGTCTACTTCAACACACcct CCCTGTCTAAGCTATCTGCTAACACTGG TTTCAAATTACGCAAACTCTGCAAATTCTGCGATGAACAGCCTTCCACCTGTAACAgcacctcctcctgtctctcaaACTGCTCCATCACCGCCATCTGTGAAGACCCCTCTGAAATCTGCGTTAGTATCTG GAGGGAGAAGTCAGAAGGTAACACCATTGACACTTTCTGCCATAACCCAGAGAATCCCATTCACGGCATTATGCTGAAGGACTACAATAACAGCAGGTGTGAgatgagaagaagagagggaacgaACGGAGAGGTTGACATCTGCTCCTGCTCAGAGGACGAGTGTAACGACATAGTCTACTTCACCACACcct GCTCTCCCCGCGTGGAAACGAGCCTGGCTGTCTCCCTGGCCGTCGTCTGTTTGGTTCCTCTGCTGGTCTTCGCCGTGGTGATCGTCTCACTGTTCTACTTTTATCAAGTCTGTTGCCAGCATAAGAAAGGAGGCGTCCACGACCGCAGCGAAATCCGCGCCATCATCACGGAGGACGACCGGTCGGACAGCAGCTCCACCCACGCCAACAGTCTGAATCACAACACAGAACTGCTGCCCATCGAACTGGACATGCAG GTGGGGAAAGGTCGCTTCGCGGAGGTCTACAAGGCCAAGCTCAAACAGGGTTCCTCCGCAGCCGGGGAGCAGTTCCAAACCGTTGCTGTCAAAGTTTTCCCTTACGAAGAGCACCTGTCCTGGAAGAATGAGAAGGACATCTTCTCTGACGCTGAGCTTCGTCATGAGAACATCCTCCACTTCCTCACCGCCGAGGAGAGAAAATCTCCCGTCTCCAAACAGTACTGGCTGATAACGGCCTATCACGAGCAAGGTAACCTGCAGGACTACCTGTCTCGTCACGTCGTCTCCTGGGCCGAACTGTGCGTGCTCGGAGGGTCGCTGGCGCGAGGCGTGGCTCATCTCCATAGCGACCGCACGCCCTGCGGCGGACAGAAGGTGCCTATCGCTCACCGGGACCTGAAGAGCTCCAACATCCTGGTGAAGCATGACCtcagctgctgtctgtgtgacttTGGGCTGAGCCTGCGGTTGGACAGCTCTCTGTCCGTGGACGAGTTAGCCAACAGCGGTCAG GTGGGGACAGCCAGGTATATGGCGCCTGAGGTCCTGGAGTCCAGGATAAACCTGGAGAACATCGAGTCCTTCAAACAGACGGATGTCTACTCCATGGCTCTGGTACTGTGGGAGATGACGTCGAGGTGTGATGCCATTGGAG atgtgaagGAGTATGAGCCTCCCTTCCATAAAGTGCAGGAACATCCGTGTGTGGAGAGTATGAAGGACAGtgtcatcagagacagagaacgacCAGACATCCCCAACAGCTGGGCTAACCacctg ggtgttcagtctgtctgtaagaCCATAGAAGAGTGTTGGGACCATGATCCTGAAGCTCGTCTGACGGCGCTGTGTGTGGCTGAGCGCTTCATCCAGCTCGAACAGCTGGACAAACTCTCCCAGCGCAGCTCCTCACAGGAGAAAATCCCACAGACCTCTGTGAGCGACGAAAAAAAGAGCACCACAGTGCCCTCTGCTGGgctgacagagaaacaacaccaccaccagcactaa